The following proteins come from a genomic window of Coffea arabica cultivar ET-39 chromosome 11c, Coffea Arabica ET-39 HiFi, whole genome shotgun sequence:
- the LOC113717401 gene encoding nudix hydrolase 17, mitochondrial-like: protein MVCLVSRTGRHLQRYNDKGRRLVVGCIPYRFKGQEKDKVNNQVEVLVISSQNGQGMMFPKGGWELDESLIEAACRESLEEAGVLGNVEDELGIWRFKSKSQGTYHEGYMFPLLVTEQLDLWPEQNVRKRVWMTVAEAREVCKHWWMKEALDKFVNRLPLEELEDQQQDLPAKSLL from the exons ATGGTTTGTTTGGTTTCTCGAACGGGAAGGCATTTGCAGAGGTACAACGACAAAGGTCGTCGTCTCGTTGTTGG GTGTATCCCGTATAGATTTAAGGGGCAAGAAAAAGATAAGGTGAACAATCAAGTAGAGGTCCTTGTTATCAGTTCACAAAATGGTCAAGGGATGATGTTTCCCAAG GGAGGTTGGGAACTTGATGAATCCCTAATTGAAGCTGCCTGTCGGGAATCACTCGAAGAAGCTGGTGTTCTTGGAAATGTTGAG GATGAATTAGGTATATGGAGATTCAAGAGCAAAAGCCAAGGAACCTACCATGAAGGTTACATGTTTCCTTTGCTGGTCACAGAACAACTTGACCTATGGCCTGAACAAAATGTCCGGAAAAGAGTATGG ATGACAGTGGCTGAAGCTAGAGAAGTTTGTAAGCATTGGTGGATGAAAGAAGCATTAGATAAATTTGTTAATAGGCTTCCGTTGGAGGAGCTTGAAGATCAGCAGCAAGACCTTCCAGCTAAATCCCTACTCTAg